The proteins below are encoded in one region of Bacillota bacterium:
- a CDS encoding (2Fe-2S)-binding protein, producing MEFKQSHQAFRKEKLINLSSEVCGVNPLDTPKARCPRCGELGKRVNMETIKNIVKSDRLPSTLEGYYLCVSDKCDVIYFGQQTLYKDDIKVKVWFKERDLSVPVCYCKDVTKADIIEHISERKCCNDIKDIQGHTEANTGKECLTKNPAGT from the coding sequence ATGGAGTTTAAACAGAGCCATCAGGCTTTTAGAAAGGAGAAACTCATAAATTTGTCATCTGAAGTTTGTGGAGTTAACCCTTTAGATACACCAAAAGCAAGGTGTCCTAGATGCGGTGAGTTGGGTAAAAGGGTAAACATGGAAACGATAAAAAATATTGTTAAAAGTGACCGCCTTCCGTCCACATTGGAAGGCTATTATCTATGTGTTTCCGATAAATGTGACGTAATATATTTTGGCCAGCAAACCCTCTATAAAGATGACATTAAAGTCAAAGTATGGTTTAAAGAAAGAGATCTTTCTGTACCTGTCTGTTATTGTAAGGACGTTACAAAAGCTGACATTATCGAGCATATTTCCGAGCGAAAGTGTTGTAATGATATTAAAGATATTCAAGGGCATACTGAGGCTAACACGGGTAAAGAATGTCTAACTAAAAACCCTGCTGGAACATGA
- a CDS encoding alpha/beta hydrolase: MCKWTERGFKCLTPNLRYHNLDAKDTPDDRLGTTSLLDYANDLEQEINKLDEKPIIIGHSMGGLLAQILGSRGLAKALILLSTALPAGILDLTEMTSGPEDIPKGFQSILSNPNWFKEPLKPNFDDAVYLELHLLSSEEQRAIYDKFVHESGLATFEINAWKIDPNKAAYVDANKIICPVLIISASEDNCIPPLLIKKVAEFYQGVSTYKEFENHAHWLIGEPGWEGAADYVWDWIKKIE; this comes from the coding sequence ATGTGCAAGTGGACAGAAAGGGGCTTTAAATGTCTCACCCCTAATTTGCGTTATCATAATCTCGATGCTAAGGATACCCCTGACGATAGACTGGGAACAACCAGTTTGTTAGACTATGCAAACGACTTAGAGCAAGAAATTAATAAGTTAGATGAAAAGCCAATAATAATAGGTCATTCTATGGGTGGGTTGCTGGCACAAATATTAGGTAGTCGGGGTTTAGCTAAAGCTCTTATTTTATTATCAACGGCATTGCCAGCAGGTATTTTGGATTTAACGGAAATGACTTCAGGTCCAGAGGATATACCGAAGGGTTTTCAAAGTATACTATCCAATCCAAACTGGTTTAAGGAACCTCTTAAGCCTAATTTTGATGACGCAGTTTACCTTGAACTACATCTATTGTCGTCGGAAGAACAGAGAGCAATTTATGATAAATTTGTCCATGAGTCAGGTTTGGCAACTTTTGAGATTAATGCATGGAAAATAGATCCTAATAAAGCAGCGTATGTAGATGCAAATAAAATAATCTGCCCTGTGCTCATTATTTCAGCGTCAGAAGATAATTGCATTCCTCCGCTGTTAATTAAAAAAGTTGCGGAATTTTATCAGGGAGTCTCCACTTATAAAGAATTTGAAAACCATGCTCATTGGTTAATTGGTGAACCAGGATGGGAAGGTGCAGCTGATTACGTTTGGGACTGGATAAAGAAAATTGAATAG
- a CDS encoding IS1595 family transposase translates to MLSLFEFQQRFSSEEACQEHLFNMRWAEGFECPRCGCKEYYHISSRRHYQCRDCNYQASLTAGTIFHKTRTALRKWFWAIFLVANDKRGFSALSLQHSIDVSYPTAWLMLHKIRTAMSDRELKSQGYTHERVLSSSPEAEEKLHWVHALISNAKAFMVGTFHGLDKSHLQAYLDEFCYRFNRRKWRNQLFNRLLHACVVGPTVTYAELTL, encoded by the coding sequence ATGTTGAGTTTATTTGAATTTCAGCAACGTTTTAGCAGCGAAGAGGCTTGTCAAGAGCACCTTTTCAATATGCGTTGGGCAGAGGGTTTTGAGTGCCCTCGCTGTGGATGCAAGGAATACTACCATATCTCTTCACGTCGGCACTATCAATGTCGAGATTGTAATTATCAAGCTTCCCTCACAGCAGGGACCATTTTCCATAAGACCCGCACAGCGTTGCGGAAATGGTTTTGGGCCATATTCCTGGTTGCCAATGACAAACGAGGCTTCTCCGCCCTTTCTTTACAGCATAGTATTGATGTCAGTTATCCTACAGCATGGCTAATGCTTCATAAGATTAGAACTGCAATGTCCGACCGTGAGTTAAAATCCCAAGGATATACTCATGAGCGAGTTCTATCTTCTTCCCCAGAAGCCGAAGAAAAACTTCATTGGGTACATGCCCTTATTTCTAATGCTAAGGCTTTCATGGTTGGTACTTTCCATGGCCTCGATAAAAGCCATTTGCAGGCCTATTTAGATGAGTTTTGCTACCGTTTTAACCGTAGAAAGTGGCGTAACCAGCTATTCAACAGGCTTTTGCATGCATGTGTGGTAGGTCCAACGGTGACTTATGCTGAGCTAACTTTATAA
- a CDS encoding type II toxin-antitoxin system VapC family toxin produces the protein MSGKYLLDTNIVIALFAEDAIVINYLSKATHVFIPSIVIGELYYGAYNSRRTEENLSQLRSFARENTIIPCNELTAQYYGQIKYELKKKGRPIPENDLWIAALGKQYGITLVSRDTHFSNIDELGLETW, from the coding sequence ATGAGTGGTAAATATCTACTCGATACAAATATAGTTATTGCCCTATTCGCCGAGGATGCCATTGTAATAAATTACTTAAGTAAAGCTACTCACGTATTTATCCCCTCCATAGTTATTGGAGAACTTTATTATGGAGCTTATAATTCCCGCCGTACTGAAGAAAACTTATCACAACTAAGGAGTTTTGCCCGGGAAAATACTATAATTCCATGCAACGAATTAACTGCTCAATATTATGGTCAAATTAAATACGAATTAAAGAAGAAGGGGCGTCCAATTCCAGAGAATGACCTTTGGATTGCTGCACTTGGCAAGCAATATGGTATAACCCTTGTTTCACGAGATACCCATTTTAGTAATATTGATGAGTTAGGACTTGAGACCTGGTAA